The Nymphaea colorata isolate Beijing-Zhang1983 chromosome 5, ASM883128v2, whole genome shotgun sequence DNA segment tactttaaagtttaaacaagaaaaagcagGTAACATGTGTATGTGCGGCCATGTATTCAACTTGTAACCCAAAGAACTAAAATATCAAGATGAATTTCTGTGAGTCTGAACAATACTCAGACGGAGATGATTAGAATCAAACAGTCAATGCATGTTcaaactaaaatttacatggTTGATCTGATATATTCAAACTATATATAGCGTGCAAGTTAAGTTTGTGCCCACTATTATCTTTGATTTTGTCCATCAAATTCCATGTTGTGTCTGGTGTTGTGTCGACATTTTTCAGACATGTTTGGAAAATTGTTCATGTGACATAAGCTTGCTGATGTTGATGTACTAGCTGTGTCGATCATGATGGCAGGTTcagcttttgttttttctcttcccgGTGCCCGTTACTAGAGCGTAGGGAGTTATTCTGAATGGCTCTACTGCAGGGAATTCTACGAGATGGCAGAGAGGTGGCAGTAAAAAGGCTCTTCTTCAACACCAGGCAATGGGTCGATCACTTCTTCAATGAGGTCAACCTTATAAGCAGTGTTCAGCACAAAAACCTTGCCAAGCTTTTGGGCTGCAGTGTCGAGGGCCCGGAAAGTCTACTAGTCTATGAGTTCCTCAGAAACATGAGCCTCGATCACTTCTTGTTTGGTTTGTTTCTTCTTCACGTTCTTTATGCAAGTCTTGAAATCTTTTCAACCAACCGAAAGGAATAGCcgtttctgaatttttaaatagCTCTCCATGTGTTGTCAAGCAGATCCCTTAAAGAAGAAAGCATTAGATTGGGGAAAGAGGTTTGATATCATAATGGGGACAGCTGAAGGACTTGCTTACCTTCATGATGCATCTGAAGTAAGGATCATTCACAGGGATATAAAGGCCAGCAATATATTGCTTGATGAGAAATTTAGGCCTAAGATAGCAGATTTTGGGCTCGCAAGGCATTTTGCAGAAGGTCAGAGCCATATAAGCACTGGCGTAGCCGGGACTCTGTAAGCACTTGAAGCTTTAATCAATTTCTGGATTTAACTTTAGTGTGctctcttctttatttattcttttagtGGATACAGTGGGAATGTTTCTCAGAAATGAGAATTTTCACTAGGCCCTACATCTTCTTCATATGGGCTTCCTCTCCCAAAGACATTTTTTTCTCCACTTTCTCCAAACAAGATAAGGATGACTGTCACTATTCTCTGCTTCAGATTATCGTATCAAATGGTAGTTGGAATTCTTGAAACAAATGAAACTGCCTGAATTCACTTTGATGATGTGAATTTACAGTTAGCACCTTagtaaatttatttgtttttccaacttttttgtcaaaaatgaaatatgaaacGGAAAAGGTTTCAACATTTGCGTAGGTCTATTTTAGCCTTCTAGCTCTTGAATTTTTGTGCTTTGGCCCCATATGCAGAACTCTTGTAATTGTTAATGAAATCACAATGGAGAAGGAATTGTTGTTGCCTTAGCATGAAAGAAGCAGTTGCTGTGATTTTGTGCTGATATCTTGAAATCTGCATTGTGACCAAAAGTCTGCCTCGATATTATTTATAGTTCTTCAATTACTTCGTGAAGACTTGTTTTCTGATAGATTTCACTACGAAACAATCTTAACTTTTAGACTTAACACGCTTCTAACTTTTTCCTGTTTCAGAGGCTACATGGCCCCTGAATATGTGATAAATGGGCAGTTAACGGAGAAGGCAGACGTCTACAGCTACGGTGTACTTGTTCTTGAAATTGTCACTGGGCGCAAAAACAGCAATCCCCTCTCGGCAGAAGACCACTCTCTTACTGCCTTGGTAATAAATTTCGTGTATTTCTTGTCCAACCAAAAAACATCTTTTCTAATGTGGTTAGTTTGTGGCTTGTATCAGATCTGGAGGCATTATAATTCAGAAACGTTACTAGAAATTACAGATCCTGATGTTAAAGCACAGTGCTCAACAGAAGAAGCTCTGAGGGTAATTCATGTGGGTCTCCTTTGCACTCAGGCAACACCAAGTCTTCGTCCGCCAATGTGGAGGGTGGTTGAGATGCTGACTGGTTTAGGGAGGGACTTGCCAGTGCCTACCCAGCCTCCCTTCCTCAATGTAAAGGGTGCAGAAGGTGGATATGCCTCTGGACTATCCAACCCCTCCAGCATACCTGTATCGGTAAATGGGATGTCCATAAGTGTCCTACAAGGAAGATAACACCGAGGATATTGGTCTCCTTATGTTGTTTAACCATTTCCAGTCCAATCACTGCAGCATAACGAGAATCGTGCTGCTGAGTTTTTGTAAAGCAGCACAAATGATTACTGGAACTTGGAGATTTTTGCATGTTCACGGTCAAAGACAAATTCTGTCCTTTGCACCATGTGCAAACTGCAATTCAGGTTCTGGCTATATGCATTTAGGAAACAATCTATAGTTTAATAGGCTATTGGAAGTTTATCCATGACCACAGAGACTTGAGAGATTGCTCATAGTGACAGAATCTGTAAGTTGTGCAACTCATTTGGGTTCAACTGCTATTGTTTAATAAATAATGTAATGGCTTCTACCTATGTCTCGATAATTCTATTGTGCATGGGGGATCTTTCCTGAATGCATTTACCAAGTTCACGTGTCAAGTGGAGGCATTGATATGAAATCAAGTAATCATTTAGATTAAATTTTTGTCATCTTTCTCGCAACTGTATTACTTCCAAGTGTTTAATTTGAGGATTACAGGGCACATGAATTTTCATACATTACTcaaaggagagagggagagagagtaagATGCTTTTagtgaaaatttattttgtgtatATTTGAGTGCACGTATATAAGGTACCTTCCTTACATATCAAGAAAATAACCAGACCTACCATTTGCATACACTTGGGTAAGGTACCTTACATGTCAAGAGAACAATCCGACCCTGACATTTTAGTTACATGAGTATGCTGTCgaatcaatcaaatatttgtatcCGTGTGAAAGAGGTCAACATGATGTAACTGGCTCCATCGTCTTGTTTACTGCTTTATAACACTGAAGACTACAAAGAGGAAGTTTGGATTTGGAATCCCTGTACTTGTATGCGTTTGTGCATGAAGGGCCTGCACATTTCTCCCGAGGTGGGGGATAGCTGCATGAACGACCAAAATCAGTCGGAAACTaaagataaagaaataaaaaatcagatggTAACAAGAAGATCAGAACATGCTGTAAACTACTGAGACACATTCAACAATGTGGATAGGATTGGAAATGGTTCAGTCGGAAATAACTTGGACATATACCTGCAGGGTTGAGAGTTAAAAATACTGGGGAGATCAGCATCTTTTGGGAAAGAAACAACAGTTCCAGATGGTCCCATCACCCACCTGACAGTGTTTGATGCAAGAGACATAGCTCTTGCAGCCTTCTCCTGTACGGAAAAAGTATGAGAAACCACCAAATATcatttgaaggaaaagaatcGGAAAAGGGATTGATCAATCATGCTTTTACCTGAGCCATTTCCTCTTTCCGTTTCCTCAACTTGTCCTCCCGTTTCTTCCCATTTGCATCCTGACCAAGTATTTTCCTGATTGCCTGTGCCTGCAAATTATAAAAATCACTTAAAGATATGCACAATTAAGTTCGCCAGAGGTCATGGAAAAGTAGGATCATTTGGCACAAACCTCCGATTCCCTTGCCGCTTTTTCTACTTGCATCCTGCGTCTCTGAGCGGCCTCCGCCTTCTTTAACTGCTGCTCCACTTCAgaaagtttttccttttgttctgtGATTCAGAGAAAACCGTAAGCAAGAGATCCTTGTTaatgaaataaagaagagaagTTCAGTTACTTACTTCTTGGAGCAGCTGGTGGTAACCCATCAGGAAACTCAATTAAACTAACTCCAGATGATGCATCTTTCCCCGATTGAAGTGCTCTCTGACGAGTTGTGAGAGGAATCTCCTTGTCATCAGTCCGACCATGAGGAAGCCCAGTCTTTGGTTTCTTTCTTCTAGACCCAGaattaaaaaccatggattcatcatcttcatttgcaaAACTGctctcttcttcatcaacaCAATAAAGGTCATCTGCATCTCTTGTTCTTGCTTTCTTACTGTTTTCCTTGCGTGATGAAGCTTTACCTCCATAAACATCTTCATCAAACTCGTCAACTGCACGCTTTCTGGAACCCCTTGAGGTTCTTTTTTTATGACTTTCTTCTTGATAAGCTTCATCATACTCTGAACCATAATCTGCATTTGTTTTTGAGGTTTTCAGCCTTTCAAGATACCGAatctcatcatcatcatcaccatcaaagTCACCATCTAAGACACGCCTCTTTGGAACCCGTTTGCTCTTTCGAACTGGTTCTGAAACACCAATAAACCAGCACTAGGATTAGCTTTCGGAGTACATCTAGATAGTCATGCCTCTAGAGTCTAGACTCACAATTTGTCAGTAATGGCAAAAACCCACCTTTGAAATCCTTCCATGGAATCCCTTGCGAGCCATTTCCACTATCTGGAGGTGATTGACCTTCATCATTCAAGTCATCCTGTCACATAAGATTTGAAATATTTCAGTCTTTTTACAAGCAAAACTTTGCAGACTTCAACAGGACTACTAATAAACAAATAGTAGCTGTACCACTTGTAGGGAATATGAATTTCCTACAATTATTTACATAATATAGAGGAAAAGAGGAGAATAAATACACTTATCGTGCTCTGTGAAATGCAAATCAACcacaagttaaaattttatggACAAAAAAGACTCCAAGACTCCAGATATTTTACAGGCAAGTCCACAATCAGTTGGAAACTTTATGGCATAAATAACTCCAGAATATTACAGGTTTCACAGTAATAGATTAATTAGTAAAAAAACCTATTAAAAGAGACAAAAGCATGAATTTTCACAGACAGTGCCTGTACACATCATAAGAAGCTACATAAAAACTTCCCAACCACCTACTTCGCAGGCTACAGCTGAAGATACGGGGATGCAACTCTGGTCTCCATATAATTTCCATCTAAAGGGATATGAATGAGAATGAAAATGGAGTATCCTGCTGACACAGATGAAACAGAAACTCGAGAAAATATACCTGTGCAATTAGCTTGTGTCGCTGTCTAGATGCATCTGAAGAACGTGGAGGCTTCGTAGAAGAACCAAGTGGGGAGCTGCGGCGGTTCCCACTAGAGCCATGTGTTGCTTTGGTATGAATTGTGTGGGTCACTCCTCCAACCTTGAGCTTCACCTTTCTAAGCATTTTTTCTTGAGAAGAATAGCCCTTTCCATTGTCAACAGCAACATCATTCTCACTTCTCATGCCATTTGAAGTGCCTACTGATCCTGAATGACTTCTGCTGTCCACATTCCTACCACCGCTAACCCCCTTCTCTGATTCTCCAGAAGCAGACTTAACTCGCTTAAACCCCATGTCAGTTGAATGAAGCTGGTTTTGTCTCTGATTACTTGAACTTTTCCAATTGGCTGGTGCAAGAACCCCCTCGCTACTTCGTTTGAACTCAGAACTATTTCGTGCACCACTACTGCCATAATATTTCTCTGAAGCCTTCATGGGAATGTCATCAAAGTCTTCAATTGTTTCACTATTTTGCCTACTTTTTGAATCTTCAGAACTTGATGTCCATGGTGTACCCTCACTTTCTAGTCCATTAATGGATTTTAACTCTTTCTGCTTATAACCTGGTTCATCCCCCGAATTGTCATCACTCGCTGCTTTAGGGTCAGATCCGAAAGTGGGAGAGAATGAAGGAAATTCATGGCCATCATGGAAGAACTGTGAATCAGACCTAGGCCTCCTTGATGAGAAGCTCCTGCGTTTTCTTACAGCAGTTGCACCATCAAATGTCAAACCACCAGCTCCCTCCATGAGGGCAATTCAGCACCTCCAGATACTGGAATGTCTCAGATCAAAACAAAATGATATAATAACATACTAGAATTACAGCGTGTGGTACCctgtttaagagaaaaagacaaaaagaaaatgattcaccAGAAAGATGAGTCCTAATCAATGAAATGTGTTGAATAAATGGAAACCTAAACAAGTAATCAGCTCTCTGTGTACACAGAAATTGGGACGTAAAACCAAGATCACTATCAGAAACTAACATGCAGTGAACCGAATCCAGTAACgggaaaataaaacaaagtcaAGGTTAACAAACTAGCAGACCATATGAATTGAAAATCAACACACATGATACAGAACACATAATCAAGCCACGAACAATCATGTGATTGACGAAACTTGTGTGGGTGTGGACAAGGAAATCTAGAAACACATCATCAGCAAAATCAACCTTGGTCATTAAGAAAAACAGCGGCGGAAAATAAAAGGACTAATTGAAAAAACTCACAATAAACAAACACGCAGAGCGGTAAATTGCAGCATACCGAATACCCAGAAAAAGAAGACTCAAACGCAACAAGAAACTACAATCCTGAAACACGCGAAAGTAACACCAAGAAACACAAGACTGACTGAAACGCCACATTTATATGGAAGAAACCGGAAAGAAACAATGAACTCAAATCAAGGCAATGAAGTACAGAGAATCCCGAAGGTCCCTCCATTGAACAAAACGCCCTTTGAGGACAGCCATCCTAAAGAAAACAACACCAGTAGAATCTACCGATCCTAAAGAAACCCACACCAATCAAACCAACTCTAAAGCCAAAAAAAGACCCCAAGATATCAAGGACTTTCCAGAATCTTAGACGCCCACAACGGAGAAACAGCCACCAACCAATCTATTCACCACCATCATCGAATCGAGTTAATCAACCATTAACTGAAACCCCAAAACGAAACCGTAAAGTGCAAACCCCAAATCATTATCAAGTCGCTGCCCAAAAACAATCCAAAAAGGAACCGATTAAATACGAGAGAAGTAGCCAACAACAGTTAGATCTACGCCCAAAACACAGAACACAAACGTGCCAACATGCAAAAAACCAGCGATCCCCACATCTCCAAAATCGAAATCAAGAAGACAAAGGAAGAAACTCACCACAGAGAGGGCAGAAGTGGCAGCTGAACCACCAGAAACGATCGCCTACAATCGAACCCGACGAGAAAAGCAAAACAGAGGAAGCTACGCTACTTCCGCGAAGGGTGGTAGCCCGGAACCCTAGCGCCGcaggaagaaggggaaagggaaaggtggggaagaggagagggagatgCCATTTTGTtccgtagagagagagagggagagagaagttTCTGGGAATAGAGGGCATGTTGGGGATTTCTAGGATAgaaacctctctctttctctctctctttctatctggTCTGCTGAGGAGGGGAAACCGGGTGGCGAGGAAgtacattctctctctctcttggatcCTTTCGGCCTCCATGACAAAACTGTTTCCTCCCGCCCTTTTCTCGTTTTATCTTAGAAAATCCAGGAACGTGTAAAACTTCATTCTCTGACCCACATTTGGTCAATCTAACATCTTTCCTTTGGTTTTGGATCAAAAATCCAGTTTTCTTCTGAACTTTGAAGTTCCTTTCTTCTTGGGTCTAAAAGGAAGTAACAGATCACAGGGTGATTTAATTATAGATTTCCTTTGGACATGAAAAAGCCGTGTTTggatgaaaggaaaattgaCCAAAAATCCGTGTGAGCAGTTACAGAAACAGATTTCGTTTTTTTCAAGGACATCAAGAATTGCTCTTTCACAAACGTTTCTTGCCAATAATTACTTTCGCTAATTGCTGTCCACCTTGCAGTTCTGACTCCCGCTTCGTGGaaatttatttggatttaagacCCAAGGTCCAGATCCGATTAGATTTAGTCCGGGTCCTTACTGCTGCTAAACTTTTCTTCAAATAATTCAAAACATGATAaatgggtctctctctctctctctctctctctatatatatatatatatatatatatatatatatatatatataccacttTGATCAGAGATAAAAGCCAGATCTATTCTAGAATGTCTTCTACATAGGGCAAGTTTTAGTTCAAGTTGTCTACAAAATAATCCTCTCCCTCATtactaattttaaaaaaaaaatcgctcTCCATGAGAATGTTCACCCTTATAAACAATTTTTGTAATCAAGAAATGATGTTATTTGATTATGTGTTTTAAGAACTTATATTCCAAAAATACAGTGGTCTTCTTATCAAATATGCTCATATAACTGGACTTACTTTTCCAATTATAAAGAGATTAACTAATATAATGTTTACTCATTTGAGGGGTATTTTAGTATCTTCAAAAAACAATTAGGTTTCTATTTTTCTCAACTTAATCTCTACTATTAATTTCTTGACATTTAATCTCTATTATTAATTTCTTGACATTCAATGACTCCGACGATTCCCATCAAATTTGGCATATAAGGTTCTGGTAGCTATCAGATtccacacacatatatatatatatatatatatatatatatattatctgcCCAGTTTAGATATGTTCGTaagatttgaaaagaaattgtgtGAAAATAATGTGTAAAAGATTATTGTCAGGTTTTCAGAAAGTTAGTTCTTTGGTTGAAccaattttacaagaaaaaagggaaatagaTTTTTGACCTTCAGGCTTTTTCCTGTAATTAAGCATGAAAACAATCAGCCTTAACATATTTTATCGGTTAATTAACCAACTAAAAAACCATTACAagattattttgaaaaaatgaaaaaactatgaAAAGAAAGTTTCTGGATCTATTCGGCACATACCATTTtgtgtatttatatatttagGAGGATTTTGATGGCCAAGAAAGAATTTCCAAAGTGGgttttttctaaagaaaaaattcagGAAATCCTTCTTTACTGTTTGATTACATCTCGAATAAGTAAGTGCCTCTCAGAAAGTACTTTCCAAAGAAAAGCCTTTCCAATCAAACACTTGCTCAAGGCCCCAAGGGAATGCACCGATTGCCGAACAGATTTCAAGAAGTTGCAAATTTATCAACAAATCTTACATTCAGAACTTTCGAAGCCCTGCATCAAATCGGCagttcttcatcatcatctaagATTCTATAACAACCGTCGATCTCGAAGATGGACGGACCATAACAAGCACAAGATCCACAAACAAGAGACAATTAGCCATAAACCTCCATTTTCTTCTAGTTTCCAGATTGGAAACAAACAGGCAACTAGGACAAACTAAACTCGACTCTCAAACAAGGACAGGATTCAAACCAAGTCTGCCAAGGCCAGGCAGTTGCTGGTGAGCTTACTTAGCTCACTATCATATGAGCCCATGAGCATAGGCAGCCCGGGCATCTCCACGAATCCGTCCTCGCACGTACTCGCGTCGCTTATCGTGGCACTCAGCATGGTCTTGAGCGTGTCGAGGTCGGACGCGGCCAGCGCCTTCTTCGCGTCGTCGAAATTCGCATTCATGTCATCATACATGTCCTTGCATGTTTCCAGGCAGCTCCTCAGGTAAGGTGTGATGGTTGTCCCTGCTAGAAGCTGGTTGGCATGGGCAGTTGCACTGGCAACCTTAGTAGCAGTGGCCTTGATCTGCATGAGGAGCATGTCCGCCGGACTCAGGTGGCCGGAGGCCGGGAGGTACGGCTTCACCGACGAGGTGCACACGTCCGGGTAGCTGGTCTGCTTGCAGAAGCCCGCAATGGATGCATCGACCCCAGACGCCCCCGAACCAGAATTCGTGGCTGGAGCATGGGAGGGCACCGAGCCGCCGGAGGACTTGGACCCTGTGGGCTTGGTTGGCGCATTGACTGGTGATGGTACTGATTCAGATGGTAGCTGGGTTGGCTCCTCTActggtgatggtggtgatggGGATGGCTTGGTTGGCGCATTGACCGGAGATGGGGGCGGCTTGGCCGGGGCATTCACTGGAGATGGGGTTGAAGGGGGCGACTTGGCGGGGGCATTAACTGGAGATGGGGGCGGTTTGGCTGGGGAATTGACCGGAGATGAACCTGAACTTTGTGATTGGGATGGAGGCGGTTTGGCCGGAGCATTGACTGGAGCTGATCCTGAACTTGGTGATTGGGATGGGGTTGGTTTGGCCGGGGCATTGGCCGGAGATGATCCTCCTGAACTTTGTGATCGGGATGGGGTTGGTTTGCGTGCTTTGAGATGGCTATCTCGGGGAACACAAAGAGCATTAGAGCcctggaggaggaggagagaagagagtgaaagaagaagaagaagcctcAACATCTCTCTGCTATCTGGAAAGAGAGACAAcatcaagagagagagggacagagagagagagagaaaaagaaagaaaaaaaaggaggagaggaaggaaggGAACATGAAAGGGGTAAGGTTGAGAAGTTGTTCTAAAGTAGGAAGGCCCCCTTTTTGGTGGAGAGCAAAACATGGAGCGGTTTGTGAGCATAACCAAGGTGATGAAACTAAtctgacctctctctctctacagtaTTTTCTTGTCGCAGTGTCCCCCTTCCCTTCTGATTGGCCGCTACCTGCTTCCTGCCGCTCATCGGCtcaccccctctctctctcctttactttttttagtgtgttttttctcttttgcttttagaATGGAAACTATTTCCACCAATTTTGACCATATATTGTCCGGCTGAATTCCTcttcatacacacacacacacatatatatatatatatatatatatatatatatatatatatatatatgtgtgtgtaagaaacaaaaaccagacctctttgTTTTATAAGCATTCATTTGAGATCCAACCGAATAGAGAAAGGGGGTGTTGGACCTTAAAACCGCAGACAgtaatcaaatgcaacctaaattTTTCCTCCAAATTTATCATTTGTGAATAAAAAAAGCTCAAAAGAATAAAGATGACACAAGTATTCATCATATGCATGACACAATCAACACTAATGTCCAATCCGGTAATTGCAGTGAATGAGGAAAGTTCAAACACCATAAACACTTGATTATTTAAtcaaatacaagaaaggaaTATCTGCCAAGCAAAGAGATTAGTCTTCTCCCTCACCCTGCTTCACCACTGTTACTGGGCAAGTTGCATGATTCACCACATAATTGCTGACACTCCCCATAAGAGCCCTGAAATATAAATGCATAAATAACATTAAATGATCAAAAACTTAAATTACATGAACAGAAGGACAATTTACATCATCATGTGActgcttttaaaaaaaacagaataagaCACAAGAActttatgatttatatatatatatatatatatatatatatatatatatatatatataggcctaTTCTTTCGAAGGCCAGGAAATTGAATTTCTTGtgctaaaaatgtttttttaattctatcttttgttagaattttagaaaaaaagtatattaatataaatattCAAAGCATGTTCTAGATATTTAAGTCATTAACTGAGAAAGCGAAGTTCTGAAAGCGAATGGGATTAGATAATGCAGAGGCCAGAGCCTGAAACAAGATGTTAGTGAATCAATAACCTTCTCAGTGTGCCCAGCCCCCTGCTTCCAATCACAAGGCAGCTCAATGGGATGTCATTGATGGCTTCACATATCTTCTCGCGAGCATCTCCCCAATAAATCTTCATAACAACCATCACCTGTTCACAAGGAGTTTATATGATTCTTCT contains these protein-coding regions:
- the LOC116255088 gene encoding uncharacterized protein LOC116255088, whose amino-acid sequence is MEGAGGLTFDGATAVRKRRSFSSRRPRSDSQFFHDGHEFPSFSPTFGSDPKAASDDNSGDEPGYKQKELKSINGLESEGTPWTSSSEDSKSRQNSETIEDFDDIPMKASEKYYGSSGARNSSEFKRSSEGVLAPANWKSSSNQRQNQLHSTDMGFKRVKSASGESEKGVSGGRNVDSRSHSGSVGTSNGMRSENDVAVDNGKGYSSQEKMLRKVKLKVGGVTHTIHTKATHGSSGNRRSSPLGSSTKPPRSSDASRQRHKLIAQDDLNDEGQSPPDSGNGSQGIPWKDFKEPVRKSKRVPKRRVLDGDFDGDDDDEIRYLERLKTSKTNADYGSEYDEAYQEESHKKRTSRGSRKRAVDEFDEDVYGGKASSRKENSKKARTRDADDLYCVDEEESSFANEDDESMVFNSGSRRKKPKTGLPHGRTDDKEIPLTTRQRALQSGKDASSGVSLIEFPDGLPPAAPRKQKEKLSEVEQQLKKAEAAQRRRMQVEKAARESEAQAIRKILGQDANGKKREDKLRKRKEEMAQEKAARAMSLASNTVRWVMGPSGTVVSFPKDADLPSIFNSQPCSYPPPREKCAGPSCTNAYKYRDSKSKLPLCSLQCYKAVNKTMEPVTSC
- the LOC116254694 gene encoding uncharacterized protein LOC116254694, which codes for MFPSFLSSFFFFLFLSLSLSLSLLMLSLFPDSREMLRLLLLLSLSSLLLLQGSNALCVPRDSHLKARKPTPSRSQSSGGSSPANAPAKPTPSQSPSSGSAPVNAPAKPPPSQSQSSGSSPVNSPAKPPPSPVNAPAKSPPSTPSPVNAPAKPPPSPVNAPTKPSPSPPSPVEEPTQLPSESVPSPVNAPTKPTGSKSSGGSVPSHAPATNSGSGASGVDASIAGFCKQTSYPDVCTSSVKPYLPASGHLSPADMLLMQIKATATKVASATAHANQLLAGTTITPYLRSCLETCKDMYDDMNANFDDAKKALAASDLDTLKTMLSATISDASTCEDGFVEMPGLPMLMGSYDSELSKLTSNCLALADLV